GGAGGTGCCGTTTTCGATCTGCAATTTCTGCCCCGCAAAGCAGATGGAAGGAGTGTAGGGAACTGTTGTTCGGGCTTCCCGGCCCCTCCTTCGGCGGGACCGACTCCTACAGTCCCAAAAGGCCGTAATGGGCGACAATACTGAGGTTGTGACCGACAACGCAGGCATGGAGTGTAACGTGAGTGCCGACCCACACCTCACCGATCGGCAGATCAGGGAGCCATGCCATCATACCGGATCCGACCGCGACGACACCTGCGATATAGATGCACTTGATAATCGTGAAATCAGCAATCTTTCCGGTGTACGGAGCCATAAACGGGTTCAGCTCGATTCCCCCGGCACTGATATTGATGTACGACGTGGCGACATCGAACATGCAGAGAACGAACAGAAGTGCAGCAGCAATGATCAGGAAATGCCTCCGGGTGATGCTGCCATGGTGCATATATATTCAATCGAGAAAGAAATCCCGTGAAGTGAAAATAATATGCCATGCGATGGTGCCTATCGCTGGGATGTTACAGAACGGCAATACTGTCGTACATTAAAAGAAAGCGGCAAAAAGTGGCAGATTCCGCTCCGCATCTCCGGCAGGTGTCCGAAAGGGAGGGGATAGCTGTGCCGGCCCCCGGGTGTGCACCACTCACTGGCGCGGGGTTTTCCTGTATACCATGCCCTGAAAGAGGGCGATATTTCCCCCGTTTTCGTCGGTCACCCGGACATCATAGACGGCAAGTTTCGGATTTCTGGAAAATTCCGTTGCATCGGCGTAGAGGATGCCCGACCGGGCGGCCTGTATGTATGAAATGGTGGCATTGATAGCGGCCGCGGGAATCCCGTGCGAGTTGGAAGCAGCTGCGAATGCCGTGTCCGCAAGGGTGAAGATAGCCCCCCCGTGGACCGTGCCGTGGCTGTTCTTATGCCGCTCCGTGATCGCCATCTTCACCCGTGCCCTCCCGGGCGAGACGGCCAGAAGTTCGATTCCCGTCTCCCTCGCAAAAGCGTCGGAGAGGAAAAAATCACTGCTTTCCTGCATCGTTCCTCGCGGAGATCATAGGTATGTCTGGTATAAAGATGCATCCGCAACGAAATATATATTCAGGAATGGAGGTGATTCGGGGATCACCCGAATTATTTTTTCACTCTCTTCTTTACGTCCTGTGCCATCTCTTCGACGGCCTCTGCGATCTCTTCGATGGCAGTCTCGAGCCGTTCTCCGGCGTCCCGTGCCTTCCGGCCGAGATGCGCCCTCCCC
This sequence is a window from Methanoculleus sp. SDB. Protein-coding genes within it:
- a CDS encoding phenylacetic acid degradation protein, whose product is MQESSDFFLSDAFARETGIELLAVSPGRARVKMAITERHKNSHGTVHGGAIFTLADTAFAAASNSHGIPAAAINATISYIQAARSGILYADATEFSRNPKLAVYDVRVTDENGGNIALFQGMVYRKTPRQ